A genomic region of Clostridia bacterium contains the following coding sequences:
- a CDS encoding DUF881 domain-containing protein: protein MKKDRLGQISIMFICIILGLMLAVQFKSVQMVGGNVSVQKIQQLSEQLQKMNDENRALKEQVENFKEKMEDFNMALSDTDKAAEVLHKDLKMTKMLAGLVKVEGPGIIVALDDKDSKLSFEEDGEIEYMPNIISHEDILKVVNELNAAGAEAISVNGERVVANTEIREAGAYININARSYSKPFEIKAIGSPQDLEKALIMKGGVVDFLSSWIDISIKKVDNLIIEEYTGNIEYKYVQPATEDEG, encoded by the coding sequence ATGAAAAAAGATAGGCTTGGGCAAATTTCAATAATGTTTATTTGTATTATTTTAGGGTTAATGCTAGCTGTTCAGTTTAAAAGTGTGCAAATGGTTGGGGGAAATGTTTCGGTACAAAAAATACAGCAATTATCTGAACAACTTCAAAAAATGAATGATGAAAATAGAGCATTGAAAGAGCAGGTAGAAAACTTCAAGGAAAAAATGGAAGATTTTAATATGGCTTTAAGCGATACTGATAAAGCTGCTGAAGTATTGCACAAGGACCTGAAGATGACGAAGATGCTAGCGGGGTTGGTCAAGGTAGAAGGTCCAGGAATTATTGTTGCATTGGATGATAAGGATAGTAAATTATCCTTTGAGGAGGATGGAGAAATAGAATATATGCCTAACATAATATCCCATGAAGACATATTAAAAGTGGTGAATGAGCTGAATGCAGCAGGTGCTGAGGCTATATCTGTCAATGGAGAAAGAGTGGTAGCCAATACCGAAATAAGGGAGGCAGGCGCTTATATAAATATAAATGCAAGATCTTATTCAAAGCCTTTTGAAATAAAGGCTATAGGGAGTCCACAGGATTTAGAAAAGGCATTGATCATGAAAGGCGGAGTAGTGGATTTTTTAAGCTCATGGATAGATATATCCATAAAAAAGGTGGACAATCTAATAATTGAAGAATATACAGGAAACATTGAATACAAATACGTACAGCCTGCTACAGAGGATGAAGGATGA
- a CDS encoding FtsQ-type POTRA domain-containing protein, with the protein MKNTRKKTMHSKHVRARHFFSIAIIVILMLILLVLTFNTGFFSIKEISVSGNQKIVYNEIIKLSGVGFNDNILKVNKKVIKERLETNPYISVQSIKRKLPDKLIINIKERQEKCIIPYLGSYVFLDDEARVLKIEEFVENIDIPIMTGINISSFTIGEKVDFEQREKIALLTDIMSSLEKADVSSYISEVNVSDMRNIVIFTVDGTEVLVGDDNDLFCKFSMLMSALEDMNLRKDNSEYVLDISVCGQAVLKPKNE; encoded by the coding sequence ATGAAAAATACTAGAAAAAAGACCATGCATTCCAAACATGTAAGAGCAAGGCATTTTTTTTCAATAGCAATAATAGTGATTTTAATGCTCATTTTACTTGTTCTCACATTTAATACCGGATTTTTTTCTATTAAAGAAATAAGCGTATCAGGTAATCAAAAAATAGTATATAATGAAATTATTAAACTATCAGGTGTTGGTTTTAATGATAATATTTTAAAAGTAAACAAAAAAGTTATAAAAGAAAGGTTGGAAACTAACCCTTATATATCGGTGCAAAGTATAAAAAGGAAACTGCCTGATAAGCTTATAATAAATATAAAAGAAAGACAAGAAAAGTGTATAATACCATACCTAGGCTCATACGTTTTTTTAGATGATGAAGCTAGAGTTCTGAAGATAGAGGAGTTTGTAGAGAATATAGACATACCTATAATGACAGGGATCAATATTTCCAGCTTTACAATAGGTGAAAAAGTTGATTTTGAGCAGCGTGAAAAAATAGCGCTTTTGACTGATATAATGTCATCACTTGAAAAGGCTGATGTGAGCAGTTATATATCTGAAGTCAATGTATCTGATATGAGAAACATTGTTATATTTACAGTTGATGGCACTGAAGTACTGGTTGGTGATGACAATGATCTTTTTTGTAAATTTTCTATGCTTATGTCGGCACTTGAGGATATGAATTTAAGGAAAGACAATTCTGAATATGTTTTAGATATAAGTGTTTGTGGACAAGCAGTGCTAAAACCTAAAAATGAATAG
- the murA gene encoding UDP-N-acetylglucosamine 1-carboxyvinyltransferase, with protein sequence MGQLMIEGGNRLQGETSIYGSKNSILPIIAGSILNRSESVIRNVPRLSDVCYMVEIIKRIGAKVKWDDDVLIIDSSGISEHELPNELVRKIRSSIVLLGPMLATIGKVKITGYPGGCEIGPRPIDLHIKSLRKMGYSIDDLQGTVYGEAKNPCGCDIHLDYPSVGATENIMLASVAIKGETVIRNAAKEPEIMDLQNFLNSMGADIKGAGTNTIVVTGVTKLHPVEHTIIPDRIVAGTIMVAAAITKGKITVKNVINEHIQPVIAKLMECGCNIDVYKDWIVVQGNETVKATDRILTLPYPGFPTDMQAQMVSLLSIADGTSVVTETVFENRFKHVQELARMGADITIDGRTAIINGVDSLQGTKVCARDLRGGAAMVLAGLAARGTTIVQNIEYIERGYQDLDEQLIELGADISKIG encoded by the coding sequence ATGGGACAGTTGATGATTGAGGGTGGAAACAGGCTGCAAGGTGAAACTAGCATATATGGTTCAAAAAATTCTATATTACCTATAATAGCAGGGTCCATACTGAACAGGTCAGAGAGTGTGATCCGTAATGTTCCACGGCTTTCCGATGTCTGCTATATGGTAGAAATCATAAAGAGGATTGGTGCAAAAGTAAAATGGGATGACGATGTATTGATTATAGATTCTTCGGGCATAAGCGAACACGAACTGCCCAATGAATTAGTAAGAAAGATAAGATCTTCCATTGTTTTGCTCGGTCCCATGTTGGCTACAATCGGAAAGGTAAAGATTACCGGGTATCCAGGGGGATGTGAAATTGGGCCTAGGCCTATTGATTTGCATATAAAATCTCTAAGAAAGATGGGATATTCCATCGATGATCTGCAAGGTACTGTGTATGGAGAAGCAAAAAATCCTTGTGGATGTGACATACATCTTGACTATCCTAGTGTGGGAGCTACAGAGAATATAATGCTTGCTTCGGTGGCGATAAAAGGGGAAACCGTAATAAGAAATGCTGCGAAAGAGCCCGAGATAATGGATTTACAGAACTTCCTTAATTCTATGGGTGCAGATATAAAAGGAGCAGGCACGAATACTATTGTTGTGACAGGTGTGACAAAATTACATCCTGTAGAACATACCATAATTCCTGATAGGATAGTTGCAGGAACTATTATGGTTGCGGCAGCTATAACTAAGGGGAAGATTACCGTTAAAAATGTGATAAATGAGCATATACAGCCTGTAATAGCAAAGCTGATGGAATGTGGATGCAATATAGATGTTTACAAAGACTGGATAGTAGTTCAGGGGAATGAGACTGTAAAAGCAACTGACAGGATCTTAACATTGCCTTATCCAGGATTTCCTACAGATATGCAGGCTCAAATGGTATCTCTTTTAAGCATTGCCGATGGAACAAGTGTGGTGACAGAGACAGTTTTTGAAAACAGGTTTAAGCACGTTCAAGAGTTAGCTAGGATGGGTGCGGATATAACCATAGATGGCAGAACTGCCATTATCAATGGGGTTGATTCTCTCCAAGGAACAAAGGTTTGCGCTAGAGATCTGCGAGGAGGCGCTGCTATGGTATTAGCAGGTCTAGCAGCTAGAGGCACAACTATTGTTCAGAATATAGAATATATAGAGAGGGGATACCAGGATTTGGATGAACAGTTGATTGAATTGGGTGCAGATATATCGAAGATTGGATAA
- the murG gene encoding undecaprenyldiphospho-muramoylpentapeptide beta-N-acetylglucosaminyltransferase — protein MKVVIAGGGTGGHIYPGIAIAKYLQSRDKDIDIIFIGTRKGLEMDLVPREGYKLELISVSGFERKISFDTLLTVKKAFKGLSESKRILRQFKPDIVIGTGGYVCGPVVFSSWLMGIPAIIHEQNVIPGVANKLSAKFVKKIAISFEESKKYFKNKSKLVYTGNPIRGEILKADRKKALASLGLSEDTPIIMSAGGSRGARPLNEAMVDLIDKNIKRNRRYQVIMSTGKNQYEHVLGMLKDKKIDVDKTKNIRVLPYIYEMENALAASDIVISRAGAIMLSELTALGIPSVLVPSPYVANNHQEYNARALEKAGASIVILEKDLKNIDLESKVFQMINNDKKLKFMRFNSQKLACTDADEKIYNIIKEITL, from the coding sequence TTGAAAGTAGTTATAGCAGGTGGGGGTACAGGCGGTCACATCTATCCGGGAATCGCCATAGCCAAATATCTCCAATCAAGGGATAAAGATATTGATATTATTTTTATAGGCACTCGAAAAGGTTTAGAAATGGACTTGGTGCCGAGAGAAGGGTATAAGTTAGAATTGATAAGTGTTAGCGGATTTGAAAGAAAGATCAGCTTTGATACATTGTTGACTGTAAAAAAAGCGTTTAAGGGGTTATCAGAGTCCAAGAGAATATTGAGGCAATTCAAGCCGGATATTGTGATTGGAACCGGTGGATATGTCTGTGGGCCTGTAGTTTTTAGTTCATGGCTGATGGGTATTCCTGCTATCATCCATGAGCAGAATGTTATCCCCGGTGTTGCCAATAAATTATCAGCTAAATTTGTTAAAAAAATTGCCATAAGCTTTGAGGAAAGTAAAAAATATTTTAAGAATAAATCAAAGCTGGTATATACTGGGAATCCTATCAGAGGGGAGATACTGAAGGCGGATAGAAAAAAAGCCTTGGCTAGCCTTGGCTTATCTGAAGATACGCCTATTATTATGTCAGCAGGGGGAAGCAGAGGTGCAAGGCCCTTAAATGAAGCTATGGTGGATTTAATAGATAAAAATATTAAGCGAAATAGGCGATACCAGGTAATAATGTCCACAGGGAAGAATCAATATGAGCATGTTTTAGGGATGTTAAAGGATAAAAAGATAGACGTTGATAAAACAAAAAACATAAGGGTGCTTCCTTATATTTATGAGATGGAAAATGCTCTTGCTGCATCTGATATTGTTATATCCCGTGCAGGGGCGATAATGCTTTCTGAGTTGACAGCTTTAGGCATTCCGTCGGTTTTGGTACCTTCGCCCTATGTAGCTAATAATCATCAAGAATATAACGCACGTGCATTGGAAAAAGCAGGTGCTTCTATTGTTATATTGGAAAAGGATTTAAAAAATATAGATTTGGAATCTAAAGTTTTCCAAATGATAAATAATGATAAAAAGCTTAAATTTATGAGATTTAACAGTCAAAAATTAGCTTGTACAGATGCTGATGAAAAAATTTATAATATAATAAAAGAGATAACTCTGTAA
- the spoVE gene encoding stage V sporulation protein E — translation MSVKNACDYTILLDVFLLLAIGVIIVYSSSFYYAYINFNDSAYFLKRQLLWSLIGLFVMIFMMNFDYWKLRKLSKPALIISFFLLVVVFVLGLKGEHESHGATRWIRFGGVGIQPSEVAKISMIIYLASSLDKKGEKIKSFKKGLVPYLVVLSAFFGLILLQPDLSTAVTLATIVFIMLYISGADMRHLVPIAIIGFAAAAYFVTSEDYRMRRFLAFIDPWADPGDTGYHIIQSLYALGSGGLFGTGLTGGKQNLLYLPEAHTDSIFSILGEQLGFVGCALVILLFIILIWRGIKVAVNSPDMFGCLLASGIVSLIGVQAAINIAVATSSIPPTGIPLPFISSGGSSLVITLAGMGILLNISKYAKLDRG, via the coding sequence ATGTCAGTTAAAAATGCTTGTGACTACACTATATTACTAGATGTGTTTTTGCTTTTAGCGATTGGGGTAATTATAGTGTATAGCTCTAGTTTTTATTATGCATATATAAATTTTAATGATAGCGCATACTTTTTAAAAAGACAGTTGCTTTGGAGCCTTATAGGTTTATTTGTTATGATATTCATGATGAATTTCGATTATTGGAAGTTAAGAAAACTATCAAAGCCTGCTCTTATTATAAGTTTTTTCCTATTAGTTGTTGTATTTGTATTGGGATTAAAAGGAGAACATGAATCCCATGGTGCTACTAGGTGGATAAGGTTTGGCGGGGTTGGAATCCAGCCTTCAGAAGTAGCCAAAATATCTATGATAATTTATTTAGCTTCTAGCCTAGATAAAAAGGGGGAAAAAATTAAAAGTTTCAAGAAGGGATTAGTTCCTTATCTTGTGGTGCTATCTGCTTTTTTCGGATTAATACTATTACAGCCTGATTTAAGTACAGCAGTGACTTTGGCTACTATAGTTTTTATAATGTTGTATATATCAGGAGCTGATATGAGGCATCTAGTGCCCATAGCAATTATTGGATTTGCAGCAGCAGCATATTTTGTGACGTCAGAGGATTATAGAATGAGAAGATTTTTGGCATTTATCGATCCATGGGCTGATCCTGGTGATACAGGTTATCATATTATCCAGTCGTTATACGCATTAGGATCGGGAGGTCTATTTGGTACCGGTCTTACAGGGGGAAAGCAGAATTTGCTATATTTGCCCGAAGCTCATACCGACTCGATTTTTTCTATATTAGGGGAGCAGTTGGGGTTTGTAGGATGTGCTTTGGTTATATTGTTATTTATTATATTGATATGGAGAGGAATAAAGGTAGCGGTAAATTCACCTGATATGTTTGGATGCCTGTTGGCCAGTGGGATAGTTTCACTGATAGGTGTTCAAGCAGCCATAAACATAGCAGTAGCCACTTCTAGTATTCCTCCTACCGGAATCCCACTGCCATTTATAAGTTCAGGGGGTTCATCCCTTGTGATCACTTTAGCGGGTATGGGTATATTATTGAATATTTCAAAATATGCAAAATTGGATAGGGGTTGA
- the murD gene encoding UDP-N-acetylmuramoyl-L-alanine--D-glutamate ligase, with protein MDFKNKQILIVGLARSGIAAAKILSEMGANIFVSDIKEQEQLLSEMNQLKDYNIQFYLGKMPDPLIDKVDIIVLSPGVPSDLPFVKKALDLGKEVISEVEAAYRICPAPIIAITGTNGKTTTTSLIYEIFKAAGENAFLSGNIGVPMIGQVEKVDKKDVVIAEISSFQLETIKHFKPKISAVLNITEDHLNRHKTLENYLKAKAKITINQTEDDFLIINEDDPRLKLIKGLSKARVIPFSRKKILETGAFIKDDKIIMGYDGKDQVICKVSDVSIPGLHNLENVLAAVAVSSVFKIGASTIKSTLKTFPGVEHRLEFVDQINDVIYINDSKGTNPDASIKALQSVDRPIVLIAGGMDKGSDFAEFLIAGKDKIKHLILLGETKDKIKQTAHEVGIKSIIVVNTLKEAVQQSSKVSKSGDAVLLSPACASWDMFDSFEERGRVFKQAVSNLRR; from the coding sequence ATGGATTTTAAAAACAAGCAGATACTTATTGTAGGACTTGCAAGAAGTGGAATAGCTGCTGCCAAGATATTATCCGAAATGGGAGCGAATATATTTGTCAGCGATATTAAGGAGCAAGAACAACTTTTATCAGAGATGAATCAGCTTAAAGACTATAACATACAATTTTATTTGGGTAAAATGCCTGACCCGCTTATAGATAAGGTAGATATCATAGTTTTAAGCCCAGGTGTGCCATCTGATTTACCGTTTGTAAAAAAAGCCTTGGACTTAGGAAAAGAAGTGATAAGTGAGGTAGAGGCTGCTTATAGAATATGTCCTGCCCCCATAATTGCAATAACAGGTACTAATGGGAAAACCACTACTACTTCGTTGATATATGAAATATTTAAAGCAGCGGGAGAAAATGCTTTTTTATCAGGTAATATAGGGGTACCTATGATAGGGCAAGTTGAAAAGGTTGATAAAAAAGATGTAGTGATAGCAGAAATAAGCAGTTTTCAGCTGGAAACAATAAAGCATTTTAAACCTAAAATCAGTGCAGTTTTAAATATAACTGAGGATCATTTAAACCGGCATAAAACATTGGAAAATTATCTAAAAGCAAAAGCTAAAATCACTATAAATCAGACAGAGGATGATTTTTTAATTATAAATGAGGATGACCCTAGATTGAAATTGATAAAGGGGCTGAGCAAGGCCAGGGTTATACCTTTTTCCCGTAAAAAGATTTTAGAGACGGGTGCTTTTATAAAAGACGATAAAATAATAATGGGATATGACGGTAAAGATCAGGTTATTTGCAAAGTAAGCGATGTATCCATCCCCGGGCTTCATAATCTAGAGAATGTATTGGCTGCGGTAGCAGTTTCATCTGTGTTTAAAATAGGAGCATCTACAATTAAAAGTACGTTAAAAACATTTCCAGGCGTAGAACATAGGCTGGAATTTGTTGATCAGATAAATGATGTGATATATATAAATGATTCTAAAGGGACTAATCCCGATGCTTCTATAAAGGCATTACAATCAGTGGATAGGCCGATAGTATTGATAGCAGGAGGCATGGATAAGGGAAGTGATTTTGCTGAATTTTTGATTGCTGGAAAAGATAAAATAAAACATCTCATATTGTTGGGAGAAACTAAAGATAAGATAAAACAAACTGCCCATGAGGTGGGAATTAAAAGTATAATTGTTGTAAATACTTTAAAAGAAGCGGTGCAACAGAGCAGTAAGGTCTCCAAGAGTGGAGATGCTGTGCTGCTTTCACCTGCTTGTGCCAGCTGGGATATGTTTGACAGTTTTGAGGAGAGGGGTAGAGTTTTTAAGCAAGCGGTAAGTAATTTGAGGAGGTAA
- the mraY gene encoding phospho-N-acetylmuramoyl-pentapeptide-transferase translates to MQTVVYSIIVAFFISLLLGPIIIPILKKLKLGQNVRDDGPESHLKKSGTPTMGGVIIIISFLVGTFLFIKGEWELTLAVILITFFYGTIGFVDDFIKVAMKRSLGLRAYQKLVGQIGIAIIFSIYAYANPEIGSKILIPFTDTYWDLGIFFIPFTTFVIVGTVNSVNLTDGLDGLATTVTLIISASFALVFNAVAEKAFETGNMLLATDMKNVAVAAGALTGACLGFLRFNTYPAKVFMGDTGSLALGGAIASMAVVLKAPLFLLIFGGIYVIEAVSVILQVIYFKLTGNRIFKMSPLHHHYELCGMPESRIVTFFGVATVILCLIGLLAINI, encoded by the coding sequence ATGCAGACAGTTGTGTACTCTATCATTGTTGCATTTTTTATTTCTCTTTTATTGGGGCCTATTATCATACCTATATTAAAAAAATTGAAGTTGGGTCAAAATGTAAGAGATGATGGACCGGAAAGCCATTTAAAGAAATCAGGTACACCCACTATGGGGGGTGTGATAATCATTATCTCTTTTTTGGTAGGTACTTTTTTATTTATTAAAGGGGAGTGGGAACTTACTTTAGCAGTTATTTTAATCACCTTTTTTTATGGTACTATAGGTTTTGTAGACGATTTTATAAAAGTTGCGATGAAAAGATCATTAGGTTTGAGAGCCTATCAAAAACTGGTTGGACAGATAGGAATTGCAATTATTTTTTCAATATATGCATATGCAAATCCGGAAATAGGAAGTAAGATATTAATACCTTTTACCGATACTTATTGGGATTTGGGTATATTTTTTATTCCGTTCACAACATTTGTTATTGTAGGCACTGTAAATAGTGTAAATCTTACTGATGGATTAGATGGTCTTGCCACCACTGTTACATTGATTATCTCTGCTTCATTTGCCCTTGTATTCAATGCTGTTGCAGAAAAAGCGTTTGAAACAGGCAATATGTTATTGGCAACTGATATGAAGAATGTAGCGGTGGCAGCAGGTGCTCTCACCGGCGCTTGCCTTGGTTTTTTGAGATTCAATACATACCCTGCTAAAGTTTTTATGGGGGATACCGGTTCGCTGGCATTAGGAGGTGCTATAGCGTCTATGGCGGTGGTACTAAAAGCCCCTCTGTTTTTATTGATATTTGGTGGTATTTATGTCATAGAAGCGGTATCGGTAATATTGCAGGTTATATACTTTAAATTAACTGGAAACAGGATATTTAAGATGAGTCCGTTGCACCATCATTATGAACTTTGTGGCATGCCTGAAAGTAGGATAGTAACATTTTTCGGTGTGGCTACGGTAATACTTTGTTTAATAGGTCTACTGGCGATAAATATTTAG
- a CDS encoding UDP-N-acetylmuramoyl-L-alanyl-D-glutamate--2,6-diaminopimelate ligase: protein MNIKELFQGIGVIQIQGDQTTKIDGITHDSRKVQNNFLFICITGFVSDGHDFISQAVKNGATAIMVERDDVDVPEGIARIRVSDSRKAMALVSKRIYGAPDEKMKIIGITGTNGKTTTTYLIKSILESAGEKTGIIGTISNMIGDREIPASRTTPEAPELFYLLDNMVRERVNCVAMEVSSHSLELNRVEGCRFEVGVFTNLTRDHLDFHKTFENYVAAKAKLFKQSKKTVINIDDKYSDRILKDLNSRLITYAIHKDADVTADNISIDEKGVRFKLKTGDDSADIAMNIPGIFTVYNALAAAAACYAIGVNISDIKNGLENVRSVPGRFEVIENDRDYTILLDYAHTPDGLENILKTVNEFARARIITLFGAGGDRDATKRPEMGKIAGKYSDLCIITSDNPRTEEPMEIIRQIEKGVKYEGCEYVIIENRLEAIKYALNIGKENDVIILAGKGHENYQILKDRVIEFDEKKIVRELLDKDDI from the coding sequence TTGAATATCAAAGAATTGTTCCAAGGCATAGGCGTGATTCAAATACAGGGAGATCAAACAACAAAAATAGATGGGATAACCCATGACTCAAGAAAAGTGCAAAATAATTTTTTATTTATATGTATAACAGGTTTTGTAAGTGATGGACATGATTTCATTTCCCAAGCTGTAAAGAATGGAGCAACTGCAATAATGGTAGAAAGAGATGATGTGGATGTTCCAGAAGGGATAGCGCGCATAAGAGTATCTGATTCAAGAAAAGCTATGGCCTTAGTGTCTAAAAGAATCTATGGGGCACCAGATGAAAAAATGAAAATCATAGGTATAACGGGTACTAACGGGAAGACTACAACTACATACTTGATTAAGTCCATACTGGAAAGTGCAGGCGAGAAAACAGGAATTATAGGTACAATCAGCAATATGATAGGAGATAGGGAAATTCCGGCTAGTAGAACTACTCCTGAAGCACCTGAACTTTTCTATCTACTTGATAATATGGTGAGAGAACGCGTAAATTGTGTTGCTATGGAGGTCTCATCACATTCTCTTGAATTAAATAGGGTGGAAGGTTGTAGATTTGAGGTGGGGGTTTTTACTAATTTAACTCGTGATCATTTAGATTTTCATAAGACTTTTGAAAACTATGTTGCTGCTAAAGCTAAGTTATTTAAGCAAAGCAAAAAGACCGTTATAAATATAGATGATAAATACAGTGATAGAATATTAAAGGATTTAAATAGTCGATTAATCACATATGCAATCCATAAAGATGCTGATGTAACAGCTGACAATATTTCTATAGACGAGAAGGGCGTTAGATTCAAGTTAAAAACCGGGGATGATAGTGCTGACATCGCTATGAACATACCCGGAATTTTTACTGTATACAATGCACTTGCAGCAGCTGCCGCTTGTTATGCAATAGGAGTAAACATATCTGATATAAAAAATGGGTTGGAAAATGTAAGGAGTGTTCCTGGTAGGTTTGAAGTGATTGAGAATGATAGGGATTATACTATATTGTTAGATTATGCACATACCCCCGATGGATTGGAAAATATCTTAAAAACGGTAAATGAATTTGCTAGGGCTAGGATAATTACGCTTTTTGGTGCAGGTGGGGACCGTGATGCCACAAAGCGGCCTGAAATGGGTAAAATAGCTGGAAAATATTCCGATCTATGCATAATCACCTCAGATAATCCTAGGACGGAAGAACCTATGGAAATAATCAGACAGATAGAAAAAGGTGTTAAATATGAAGGGTGTGAATATGTAATAATCGAAAACAGGTTAGAAGCTATAAAGTACGCATTAAATATTGGGAAAGAAAATGATGTGATAATTTTGGCAGGTAAAGGACATGAAAACTATCAAATATTGAAGGATAGGGTAATTGAATTTGATGAAAAAAAGATAGTGAGAGAATTGTTAGATAAGGACGATATTTAA